The following coding sequences lie in one Pontibacter sp. G13 genomic window:
- the ribH gene encoding 6,7-dimethyl-8-ribityllumazine synthase has translation MNQGHDLSHITYEGSGNHASTQVVIAVSKWNTQITEALFQGALRVLEEAGIPASQIIRWDVPGTYELPTAAKMAMVNRPNIDGVICLGCVIQGETRHFDFICQAAAQGIMQVSLDHAKPVIFGVLTPDTDQQALDRAGGKYGNKGEEAAVAFLDMVDVHRMAKS, from the coding sequence ATGAATCAAGGACACGATCTCTCACACATCACCTACGAAGGTTCCGGAAATCATGCTTCCACCCAAGTCGTGATCGCTGTGAGTAAATGGAATACCCAAATCACCGAAGCGCTCTTTCAGGGCGCTTTGCGTGTTTTGGAAGAAGCCGGAATTCCCGCCTCCCAGATCATTCGTTGGGATGTGCCCGGTACCTACGAATTGCCCACCGCCGCCAAAATGGCTATGGTCAATCGCCCCAACATCGATGGCGTCATTTGCCTCGGCTGCGTCATTCAGGGCGAGACTCGGCACTTTGACTTTATTTGTCAAGCTGCCGCTCAAGGGATCATGCAGGTGAGCCTCGATCATGCCAAGCCGGTTATCTTCGGGGTACTCACGCCCGATACCGATCAGCAGGCATTGGATCGCGCAGGTGGCAAATACGGTAACAAAGGAGAAGAGGCTGCAGTCGCCTTCCTAGACATGGTAGATGTGCATCGCATGGCCAAGAGCTAG
- a CDS encoding tetratricopeptide repeat protein has translation MASKLKDKQQEEELMDQEVVGAEGSSVEDFVNNNRNLILGGLAVVVLAVVGLIFLNQSKERQNTLAHSDMFKAVKYFEQDSLNKALNGDGVSMGFLDIADEYGSTAAGNQAQYYIGVAYARQGKLDEAIDALEGVSASGNMLAMARDMALGFAYEDKQDFAKAARLFLAASKTPGANDQTTPSMLMNAARAYEANGDFGDALELYETIKEEYPFSQEGLNIDKYIGRATR, from the coding sequence ATGGCGAGTAAATTGAAGGATAAGCAACAAGAAGAAGAATTGATGGACCAAGAGGTCGTGGGAGCTGAAGGTTCTTCTGTCGAGGATTTTGTGAATAATAACCGAAATCTTATCCTGGGAGGTCTGGCAGTAGTGGTATTGGCGGTCGTAGGGTTGATCTTCCTCAACCAAAGCAAGGAACGCCAAAATACACTTGCTCACTCCGATATGTTCAAAGCCGTCAAGTACTTTGAGCAAGATTCCCTGAACAAAGCCCTCAACGGCGATGGCGTCAGCATGGGATTCTTGGATATTGCCGACGAATATGGCAGCACCGCTGCTGGCAATCAGGCTCAGTACTACATCGGCGTAGCCTATGCACGTCAAGGCAAACTTGACGAGGCGATCGATGCACTTGAAGGTGTTTCCGCTAGCGGCAACATGCTCGCTATGGCGCGCGACATGGCGCTTGGTTTCGCTTATGAGGACAAACAAGATTTTGCCAAAGCGGCTCGCTTGTTCCTCGCTGCTTCCAAGACTCCAGGAGCCAATGATCAGACTACTCCTTCCATGCTCATGAACGCTGCACGTGCCTACGAGGCCAACGGCGACTTCGGCGATGCATTGGAACTGTACGAAACCATCAAGGAGGAATATCCTTTCTCCCAAGAAGGACTCAATATCGATAAGTACATCGGTAGAGCTACTCGATAA
- a CDS encoding GEVED domain-containing protein: MKHLFTLIVALGMLWGTAFGQYCVPSYSTGTAFGDSIVSFSVNTIVGNYPGSSTGYNDYTLNDTTTLQRGQTYTATIVNNPTYTSGVSVWIDYNNDSTFDASELLGSVTINGGGTESITFTVPGNALLSTTRLRMTQNYNSLPAGPCASMTYGETEDYSVTITAPSGDDVGVVAVAPFAFDCGSFTSGVEIEAVVGNFGVNAASSINVYYSINGGTPVLETISSLLGGLQDTVTFTTLAQLPNPNTAYDIDVWTELTGDVDAGNDTVTISFTTPFSNSFPFAEDFESFTPGTGSSFNPGTLANGWTTFGTNDGWYVKDNTTPSFGTGPSGNHTQGGSVYMYTESSNNFTAGAFYSLLSPCVDMSTTTGPAQLRFWYHMFGSGIGTLEVHALYNGMDTTLWTLTGGQQFAEADPWLEAVVDMSFLTGEVFQLEFRGIDSGSSAGDIAIDDIMLFAPAATDAGVTEIVSPTDPACYSSTESVTVRVKNLGTSTIDMTVDPITVSLDISGAGTQAFSTVVNTGTLDVDSTLDVVVTTNANLSAAGTYNFLSYTTVGADPNAFNDSTTGSVDALPLLTSGMFEDFETFNSTSPQTLYPNGWTASSITTSTSTSIGWRGDVNGTGSGSTGPSGDHTFASGGVNGSGIYMYTEMSGAPSGSIFDLTSPCLDVSSITCPKLTFWYHMYGAGIGELQVVANVGGVETILWSLSGQQQGDELDPYREAVVDLSGYTGVGSFNVTFRVLHPSGQFTGDIAIDDVEISQPVPVNVAALDVTSPAPSCTLGASETVSVNIFNAGTQNLTGITASFSVDGGAFTTPETVPGTLNACDTTNYTFTATADISAGGTHTITVVTQVAGDTLPGNDTTELTIYTFPVGVASFPYLEDFETGPGGWTAVGANSTWAFGTPAKNFITGAASGDSAWVTGGLTTATTYNNNESSWVLGPCFDFTNVPNPVFRANIWWESTTSDGAVLQGSVDGGNSWITIGDVGDPNNWYNQSFIFGNPGGGTIGWSGSETFFTPTGAGGWLPAEHRMDTLGGYSSVQLRIAFGTDGFTNSYDGFAFDDIQIFQLPAYNAAALDIPTPFSGCGLSDSAEVTMTYTNMGADTIFSMDISFQVDGGTIVTETVNDTLLPGDTTTYAFVGTADLSTPGNNYSVVAWTSLAGDPDAVNDTVTKLVTHKAAITSYPYTETFDSWPNSTSNVPGVNALPNGWENLQTDAGQEWATWTGGTTSSNTGPVSDHTTGSGNYMYVEDSGQENDSVIMVTPCFDLSFTNQALFTFWYHSHNANDPNDENMLHIDVEENGVLYYDVIPPIGHDANNDWALAQVSMANFSGIVSVRFRVDNNNGWFSHDIAIDDVNMLNIIPNDAGIALNFFPESGCGLTNQEDIVVALANFGTDTLNGGITVNYDVALNGSSVSSGNVISNDTIVPGNFVPFFINNQPFAAAGTYTVTVWTSGVNGDTNVANDSLVYEVVSVPTITTYPYFEDFEGADPKGGWRDEGSNSTWAFGYPSKNNINTAASDSNVWVTGGLDNSSTYNNNEDSYVIGPCFDFTSILNPVIKFEIWHESEFSWDGSNLQSSIDGGLTWVNVGNLGDPDNWYNDGTINGNPGGNQTGWTGSSGGWVTAEHDLDSLGGQPSVLLRVTFGSDGSVNSFDGFAFDDILIYERPDDDVELVSLIGPSGLLCTTDSLPLSVVIGNEGLVDQDSVPVFIDVTGPNGTYTVSNVYTDTLVVDSTDEFYVGQFPASDSGTYSMIAYTALAGDTVLINDSAFLSIFVNLSPDAPTVFSDSVCNTDSAMFTLMASGNTTNILWYDSIGGEVIAYGDTFNTPMLSQTTTYYAAAANQSNYTGFTPADNTIGNGGIYTFFGDGIEFDALADIEINTVKVYPGGAGIIGVTLTDNGGNVIQSTTIPFGGTVSDTVVTLNFTVPQGAGYELSATGSTVPNLYRNSGGATFPYEIPSVISLTGTINGLGSSGYYYFFYDWTVTALGCESEPVPVYAKILDPVAVDLGSDGTVCSGYTLDATGAGITSYIWNSDSSITTPTFNVDTTGLYTVDVMNADGCTGADTVVLFVTPSPEVDLGVDTASCDSFMLDAGNPGALYVWSDPSNVGQTYTATTSGQVWVSVTANGCTTTDTVDVTINAAPMVALGGSTETCLPVTLDAGMGMGYTYDWSTGESTQTIDVVPPSTGTDTITVTVTSAEGCVSTDMFELSEAPAPVVDLGADTTACDTVGLGVVAEAGYSYLWSTNDTTVDVTIFNTGDVTLTVTDALGCEATDTIFVTVNETPSADFDIDHVGGAGYDYSFINLSTPAGDTTASYLWDFGDGGTSTDENPFYTYQFDGSFPITLIVTNDCGSDTLELKLDGVFVDELFGGNLDIYPNPTAGIVNLSADQVAVENLTIEVLDARGRLVSKKTRDNVYGVFNEQVDLSNLPEAVYTIRLTDGEYVTVTRVIVRR; encoded by the coding sequence ATGAAGCATTTATTTACGCTCATTGTGGCGTTGGGTATGCTTTGGGGCACAGCTTTCGGGCAATATTGTGTTCCATCTTACTCAACGGGAACCGCGTTTGGGGACTCTATTGTTAGCTTTTCGGTCAATACGATCGTGGGCAACTATCCGGGTTCTTCTACGGGGTACAATGATTACACCCTCAATGACACGACCACACTCCAGCGTGGTCAAACCTACACGGCGACCATCGTCAATAACCCTACCTACACATCTGGGGTTTCCGTATGGATCGACTACAACAATGACTCTACATTCGACGCGAGTGAGCTTCTCGGAAGCGTTACCATCAACGGTGGCGGTACCGAGTCCATCACGTTCACCGTACCGGGTAACGCATTGTTGTCTACCACCCGGCTGAGAATGACTCAGAACTACAACTCATTGCCAGCTGGTCCTTGTGCCAGTATGACTTATGGGGAGACTGAAGATTACAGTGTTACCATCACGGCTCCTTCTGGAGATGATGTGGGCGTTGTAGCAGTTGCTCCATTTGCATTTGATTGTGGTTCATTCACATCTGGAGTGGAGATCGAGGCAGTGGTTGGCAACTTCGGGGTCAATGCCGCTTCTTCTATCAACGTGTACTACTCCATCAACGGAGGTACGCCGGTATTGGAGACCATCTCTTCCTTGTTGGGAGGTCTTCAGGACACTGTCACCTTTACCACTTTGGCTCAATTGCCAAACCCAAACACTGCTTATGACATTGATGTTTGGACTGAGTTGACAGGGGATGTAGATGCAGGAAATGACACGGTGACTATTTCCTTCACTACCCCATTCTCGAACTCCTTCCCGTTTGCGGAGGATTTTGAGTCCTTCACGCCTGGAACTGGATCTTCCTTTAATCCAGGAACACTTGCCAATGGATGGACCACTTTCGGTACAAACGATGGATGGTATGTGAAAGACAACACGACTCCATCCTTTGGAACTGGACCTAGTGGAAACCACACACAAGGTGGTTCTGTCTACATGTACACCGAGTCCAGCAACAACTTTACCGCTGGTGCATTCTACTCTTTGCTGAGCCCATGTGTGGATATGTCCACTACTACTGGCCCAGCTCAGTTGCGTTTCTGGTACCACATGTTCGGATCTGGCATCGGTACATTGGAAGTACACGCATTGTACAACGGAATGGATACTACCCTATGGACCTTGACCGGTGGTCAGCAATTTGCTGAAGCTGATCCATGGTTGGAGGCAGTAGTGGACATGTCCTTCTTGACTGGTGAAGTATTCCAATTGGAATTCCGCGGTATCGACTCCGGGTCTTCTGCGGGTGATATTGCGATTGACGACATCATGTTGTTCGCTCCTGCAGCTACTGATGCGGGTGTTACGGAGATTGTTTCCCCAACTGATCCTGCCTGCTACAGCTCCACAGAGTCTGTAACTGTTCGGGTGAAGAATTTGGGTACTTCTACCATTGACATGACTGTAGATCCGATTACCGTTTCCTTGGATATCTCCGGAGCTGGTACTCAGGCATTCTCTACCGTTGTCAATACAGGTACATTGGATGTGGATAGCACCTTGGATGTGGTAGTAACCACCAATGCCAACCTTTCCGCTGCAGGTACCTACAACTTCCTGTCCTACACCACTGTTGGTGCTGACCCGAATGCATTTAATGACTCCACTACTGGATCTGTTGATGCGTTGCCATTGCTGACTAGTGGAATGTTCGAAGACTTCGAAACCTTCAACAGTACCTCTCCACAGACGCTTTATCCTAACGGCTGGACCGCTTCAAGCATCACAACGAGCACTTCGACTTCTATCGGATGGCGCGGTGATGTCAATGGTACAGGCTCAGGAAGTACAGGTCCAAGTGGTGACCATACCTTTGCTTCTGGTGGAGTGAATGGTTCTGGTATCTACATGTATACCGAAATGTCCGGTGCTCCTTCAGGAAGTATCTTTGACCTTACTTCTCCATGTTTGGATGTGTCTTCTATCACTTGTCCTAAGTTGACTTTCTGGTACCACATGTACGGTGCAGGTATTGGTGAGCTTCAGGTTGTTGCCAATGTAGGTGGTGTAGAAACCATCCTCTGGTCCTTGAGTGGACAGCAGCAAGGAGACGAATTGGATCCATATCGCGAAGCAGTAGTTGACTTGAGTGGATACACGGGTGTTGGTTCATTTAACGTAACCTTCCGCGTACTTCACCCATCTGGTCAGTTCACGGGTGATATTGCGATTGATGATGTTGAGATTTCTCAGCCAGTACCTGTGAACGTAGCTGCGTTGGATGTTACTTCTCCTGCGCCAAGCTGTACATTGGGTGCTTCTGAAACTGTTTCTGTAAACATCTTCAACGCTGGTACTCAAAACTTGACTGGTATCACGGCTTCCTTCTCTGTTGACGGTGGTGCATTCACTACTCCAGAGACTGTTCCTGGTACCCTCAATGCTTGTGATACTACAAACTATACCTTCACTGCAACAGCTGATATTTCTGCTGGAGGTACCCATACTATCACAGTAGTGACTCAGGTCGCTGGTGATACCCTCCCTGGAAATGACACGACGGAGCTGACTATCTACACCTTCCCAGTAGGTGTTGCTTCCTTCCCATACCTCGAAGACTTCGAAACTGGTCCTGGTGGATGGACTGCCGTTGGCGCAAACTCTACTTGGGCATTTGGTACTCCAGCTAAGAACTTCATCACTGGTGCAGCTTCTGGTGATAGCGCTTGGGTCACTGGTGGTTTGACTACCGCTACTACCTATAACAACAACGAGAGCTCTTGGGTACTCGGACCTTGTTTCGACTTCACCAACGTTCCGAATCCTGTATTCCGTGCCAATATCTGGTGGGAGTCTACCACTTCTGACGGTGCTGTTCTTCAGGGATCTGTCGATGGCGGTAACTCTTGGATCACGATCGGTGATGTAGGAGATCCTAACAACTGGTATAATCAATCCTTCATCTTCGGTAACCCTGGTGGTGGTACGATTGGATGGTCTGGATCTGAGACTTTCTTCACACCAACTGGTGCAGGAGGATGGTTGCCAGCTGAACACCGCATGGATACTTTGGGTGGATACTCTAGTGTACAGCTTCGTATTGCCTTCGGTACTGACGGTTTCACCAACTCTTATGACGGTTTCGCATTCGACGATATCCAGATCTTCCAATTGCCAGCTTATAACGCTGCTGCATTGGATATCCCGACTCCATTCTCTGGTTGTGGATTGTCTGACAGTGCTGAAGTTACGATGACGTACACCAACATGGGGGCTGACACTATCTTCTCCATGGATATCTCCTTCCAGGTTGATGGTGGTACAATCGTTACAGAAACAGTGAATGATACTCTGTTGCCAGGTGACACCACTACTTATGCATTCGTAGGAACTGCTGATTTGAGTACTCCTGGTAACAACTACTCTGTAGTTGCTTGGACCTCTTTGGCTGGTGACCCTGATGCAGTGAATGACACTGTGACTAAGCTTGTCACGCACAAAGCAGCGATTACCTCCTATCCATACACGGAAACATTTGACAGCTGGCCTAATTCTACCAGTAACGTTCCTGGTGTGAATGCACTGCCAAATGGTTGGGAAAACCTCCAAACTGATGCTGGTCAGGAATGGGCTACTTGGACTGGCGGTACTACCTCCAGTAACACAGGTCCTGTTTCGGATCATACCACTGGTTCCGGAAACTACATGTACGTAGAGGATTCAGGTCAGGAAAATGACTCTGTCATCATGGTAACTCCATGTTTCGATCTGAGCTTCACCAACCAAGCATTGTTTACCTTCTGGTATCACTCTCACAATGCGAATGATCCGAACGATGAGAACATGCTTCACATCGACGTTGAGGAGAATGGCGTTCTGTACTATGACGTGATTCCTCCGATCGGACACGATGCCAACAACGACTGGGCTCTGGCTCAGGTGAGTATGGCCAACTTCTCCGGAATTGTTTCTGTGAGATTCCGTGTAGACAACAACAATGGATGGTTCTCCCACGATATCGCGATCGATGATGTGAACATGTTGAACATCATTCCTAACGATGCCGGTATCGCATTGAACTTCTTCCCTGAGTCTGGTTGTGGTTTGACCAACCAAGAAGATATCGTAGTCGCTTTGGCGAACTTTGGTACTGACACCTTGAACGGTGGTATCACTGTCAACTATGATGTTGCATTGAACGGTTCTTCTGTATCCAGCGGTAACGTGATCTCCAACGACACCATCGTTCCTGGTAACTTCGTGCCATTCTTCATCAACAACCAGCCATTCGCAGCTGCCGGTACCTATACCGTAACTGTATGGACCTCTGGTGTGAATGGTGACACCAATGTTGCGAATGACTCCTTGGTCTACGAGGTTGTATCCGTACCGACGATTACCACATATCCTTACTTTGAGGACTTCGAAGGTGCAGATCCAAAAGGTGGATGGCGTGATGAAGGATCAAACTCCACTTGGGCGTTTGGATATCCTTCCAAGAACAACATCAATACCGCTGCATCTGACTCTAATGTCTGGGTGACTGGTGGATTGGATAACTCTTCTACCTACAACAACAACGAAGACTCTTATGTCATCGGACCTTGTTTCGACTTCACTTCCATCCTGAATCCAGTGATCAAGTTTGAGATCTGGCATGAATCTGAATTCAGCTGGGATGGTTCCAACTTGCAGTCTTCCATCGATGGTGGTTTGACTTGGGTGAACGTAGGTAACTTGGGAGACCCTGACAACTGGTACAACGATGGTACAATCAACGGTAACCCTGGTGGTAACCAAACTGGTTGGACTGGTTCTAGTGGTGGATGGGTCACTGCTGAGCATGATCTGGACTCTTTGGGAGGTCAGCCAAGTGTATTGTTGCGAGTTACCTTCGGTTCCGATGGTTCTGTAAACTCCTTCGATGGATTTGCATTCGACGATATCTTGATCTACGAGCGTCCTGACGATGACGTAGAGTTGGTATCCTTGATCGGACCTAGTGGATTGCTGTGTACTACTGACTCCTTGCCTTTGTCTGTTGTGATTGGCAATGAAGGTTTGGTAGATCAAGATTCTGTGCCTGTATTCATTGATGTGACTGGTCCTAACGGTACCTACACAGTATCCAATGTCTACACAGATACCTTGGTGGTAGACAGTACTGACGAGTTCTATGTAGGTCAATTCCCTGCTTCTGACTCCGGTACATACTCCATGATTGCCTACACCGCATTGGCTGGAGACACTGTCCTGATCAATGACTCTGCATTCCTTTCCATCTTTGTGAATCTGAGCCCAGATGCACCAACGGTATTCAGTGATTCTGTATGTAATACGGATTCTGCGATGTTTACTTTGATGGCATCCGGCAATACAACTAACATCCTTTGGTATGATTCCATTGGAGGTGAGGTGATTGCCTATGGAGATACTTTCAATACTCCAATGTTGTCGCAAACGACCACATACTATGCGGCGGCTGCAAATCAAAGTAACTACACTGGATTCACGCCAGCTGATAATACCATAGGTAATGGCGGTATTTACACTTTCTTCGGAGATGGAATCGAGTTCGATGCTTTGGCTGATATTGAAATCAACACAGTTAAAGTTTACCCTGGAGGAGCTGGTATCATTGGTGTTACCTTGACAGACAACGGTGGCAACGTAATCCAATCCACTACCATCCCATTTGGTGGAACTGTTTCGGATACCGTAGTCACGCTGAACTTTACTGTACCTCAGGGTGCTGGATATGAGCTGAGTGCGACCGGTAGTACTGTGCCAAACTTGTATCGTAACTCCGGTGGTGCAACCTTCCCATACGAGATACCAAGTGTAATTTCCTTGACAGGTACAATCAATGGATTGGGTTCTAGTGGTTACTATTACTTCTTCTATGATTGGACTGTCACAGCACTGGGTTGTGAAAGTGAGCCAGTACCTGTATATGCCAAAATCCTTGATCCAGTAGCTGTAGACTTGGGATCTGACGGAACTGTATGTTCTGGATACACCCTCGATGCAACTGGTGCAGGCATTACCTCCTACATCTGGAACAGTGATTCTTCCATCACTACTCCTACCTTCAATGTAGATACTACCGGTCTGTACACAGTTGACGTGATGAACGCTGATGGATGTACAGGAGCCGATACAGTTGTATTGTTTGTTACTCCTTCTCCTGAGGTAGATCTCGGAGTTGACACCGCTTCTTGCGATAGCTTCATGTTGGATGCGGGCAACCCTGGAGCCTTGTATGTATGGTCTGATCCTTCCAATGTAGGCCAGACTTATACTGCAACTACTTCTGGACAGGTTTGGGTATCTGTTACTGCCAACGGCTGTACCACTACCGATACAGTAGATGTAACTATCAACGCTGCTCCTATGGTAGCCTTGGGTGGATCTACTGAGACCTGTTTGCCAGTGACCTTGGATGCTGGTATGGGAATGGGCTACACGTATGACTGGTCTACTGGCGAGTCTACTCAGACCATCGATGTTGTTCCTCCATCCACTGGTACCGATACCATCACGGTAACCGTTACTTCCGCGGAAGGATGTGTAAGCACCGACATGTTTGAGTTGTCTGAAGCTCCTGCTCCAGTTGTGGACTTGGGCGCAGATACAACAGCTTGTGATACGGTAGGATTGGGTGTTGTTGCTGAGGCTGGGTACTCTTACCTGTGGTCTACCAACGACACGACAGTTGATGTAACCATCTTCAACACTGGAGATGTTACCCTGACTGTTACTGATGCATTGGGTTGTGAAGCCACTGATACCATCTTCGTGACTGTCAATGAGACGCCTTCGGCTGACTTTGATATCGACCACGTAGGTGGAGCAGGGTACGACTACTCCTTCATCAACTTGTCTACTCCAGCAGGAGACACCACTGCCAGCTACCTTTGGGACTTCGGTGACGGAGGTACTAGCACGGATGAGAATCCATTCTACACCTACCAATTCGATGGTTCTTTCCCGATCACACTCATCGTGACCAACGATTGTGGATCTGATACCCTCGAACTCAAGTTGGACGGTGTATTCGTCGATGAACTCTTTGGCGGAAACTTGGATATTTATCCAAACCCAACTGCTGGTATCGTGAACTTGTCTGCTGATCAAGTAGCTGTGGAGAACTTGACCATCGAGGTCTTGGACGCTCGCGGCCGTTTGGTGAGCAAGAAGACTCGCGACAACGTGTATGGCGTATTCAACGAGCAAGTGGACCTTTCCAACCTCCCAGAGGCGGTTTACACCATTCGCTTGACCGATGGAGAATACGTAACTGTTACCCGCGTTATCGTTCGCCGATAA
- a CDS encoding HAMP domain-containing sensor histidine kinase, producing the protein MNPKLPSSILVSVYLASGLSLAFAFIGSLGEHGTENLLYESLVFFFVAFISMVITLEWLVFRRLKSLNILNQREIKKLKDLEAYRREFLGEVSHELKTPIFAVQGFIHTLMDGAIEDDRVKMKFLKKAMKNADRLSSLVEDLLIITQAESGEMEMKIRRFGIHELVSDVLDSLEYKFTKKQRNISYRLNANGNEEVQILADRERIQQVLINLIDNAIKYGDLEGEVIIDLRQEGGKVYVSIQDDGPGIGEEHLDKIFRRFYRVDKSRSREKGGTGLGLAICKHLLKLHGEQITVDSTLGKGTTFTFSLKVAE; encoded by the coding sequence ATGAACCCTAAGCTTCCCTCATCTATTCTGGTATCCGTTTATCTAGCCTCAGGTCTTTCATTGGCCTTTGCATTTATCGGATCACTTGGAGAGCATGGTACAGAGAACCTGCTCTACGAATCATTGGTATTTTTCTTTGTGGCCTTTATCTCTATGGTGATTACCCTAGAGTGGTTGGTATTCCGCCGACTCAAAAGCCTGAATATTCTCAATCAGCGGGAGATCAAGAAGCTGAAGGATCTAGAGGCTTATCGCCGCGAGTTTCTTGGTGAGGTGTCGCATGAACTGAAGACGCCTATTTTCGCAGTGCAAGGGTTTATTCATACGCTCATGGATGGAGCGATCGAGGATGATCGAGTCAAGATGAAGTTCCTCAAGAAGGCGATGAAAAATGCCGATAGGCTTTCGAGTTTGGTTGAGGATCTTTTGATCATCACGCAGGCGGAGTCTGGAGAAATGGAAATGAAGATCCGGAGATTTGGCATACATGAACTGGTGTCTGATGTGCTGGATTCTCTGGAGTATAAATTCACGAAGAAACAGCGGAACATCTCATATCGACTCAATGCGAATGGGAATGAGGAAGTCCAGATCCTCGCCGACCGTGAGCGCATCCAACAGGTATTGATCAACCTCATCGATAATGCCATCAAGTATGGTGATCTGGAAGGGGAGGTGATCATAGACTTGCGGCAAGAGGGCGGTAAGGTATATGTGAGCATTCAGGATGATGGACCTGGAATTGGCGAGGAACATCTTGATAAAATTTTCCGACGCTTTTATCGAGTGGACAAGAGCCGCTCTCGTGAGAAAGGCGGTACTGGACTTGGACTAGCCATTTGCAAGCATCTCTTGAAGCTTCATGGAGAGCAAATCACCGTGGACAGTACCTTGGGCAAAGGAACCACATTCACCTTTAGTCTCAAGGTGGCTGAATAG
- a CDS encoding response regulator transcription factor: protein MAQTKVLIVDDETDILDLLEYNLEKESYEVLRAMDGEEAISIARDHKPDLIVLDIMMPKLDGIETCRQIREIPGMDQVYIVFLTARSEEYSEVAGFEAGADDYITKPIKPRVLLSRLKAILRRKSSEEPSETLKVHDLEIIRDEYIVKQGDRELTLPRKEFELLNFLAARPGKVFSREILLEKVWGDVFVVDRTVDVHVRKLREKLGDSYIQTVKGVGYKFANK, encoded by the coding sequence ATGGCACAGACGAAGGTATTGATCGTGGATGACGAAACCGACATCCTCGATCTCCTCGAGTACAACTTGGAAAAGGAAAGCTATGAGGTACTCCGGGCTATGGATGGCGAAGAAGCGATCTCCATTGCTCGTGATCATAAGCCGGATCTGATCGTTCTGGACATTATGATGCCCAAGTTGGACGGTATCGAAACCTGTAGACAAATCCGGGAGATTCCGGGGATGGATCAGGTGTACATCGTTTTCCTGACTGCTCGTTCTGAGGAATATTCAGAGGTTGCAGGCTTTGAGGCTGGTGCAGATGATTATATCACCAAGCCGATTAAGCCCAGGGTATTGCTCAGTCGATTGAAGGCAATTCTTCGACGTAAAAGTTCCGAGGAGCCCTCCGAGACGCTCAAGGTCCATGACTTGGAGATTATTCGCGATGAATACATCGTCAAGCAAGGCGATCGTGAATTGACCCTGCCTCGAAAGGAGTTTGAATTGCTGAACTTTTTGGCGGCTCGACCTGGCAAAGTGTTCAGTCGTGAAATTCTCCTCGAAAAAGTCTGGGGCGACGTATTCGTTGTGGATCGTACCGTCGATGTGCATGTGCGAAAGCTCCGTGAAAAACTGGGCGACTCCTATATCCAAACGGTCAAAGGAGTTGGCTACAAGTTTGCAAACAAGTAA
- a CDS encoding 1-acyl-sn-glycerol-3-phosphate acyltransferase, whose product MLHRLSSFILQAFGWSISGAIPQNPKFIIVAGPHTSNWDFILGVLTRSALQLNTKFIGKSQLFKPPYGWFFRAMGGYPVDRSKNNRLVDAVAEIFRSKEEFSIALSPEGTRKQVSELKTGFYHIAAKARVPIYMVGFDYQNRQVLFADPFLPSQEAKSDIAKVKQFFQSCQGKRPEFGVAS is encoded by the coding sequence ATGCTTCATCGTTTGTCAAGCTTCATCCTCCAAGCATTTGGATGGTCCATTTCGGGTGCCATTCCCCAAAACCCCAAATTCATCATAGTTGCGGGACCTCATACCAGCAATTGGGATTTCATCCTTGGCGTTTTGACTAGAAGCGCCCTACAGTTGAACACCAAATTCATCGGCAAGTCCCAATTGTTCAAACCGCCCTACGGATGGTTTTTCAGAGCGATGGGAGGATACCCAGTGGATAGGAGCAAAAACAATCGCCTCGTGGATGCAGTGGCTGAGATTTTCCGCTCTAAGGAGGAGTTTTCGATCGCGCTCTCTCCAGAGGGAACGAGAAAGCAGGTGAGTGAATTAAAAACGGGCTTTTACCACATAGCGGCAAAAGCCCGAGTACCTATATATATGGTGGGGTTTGACTACCAAAATAGGCAGGTATTATTTGCAGATCCGTTCTTGCCCTCTCAAGAGGCAAAATCCGATATCGCCAAGGTCAAGCAGTTTTTTCAATCTTGCCAAGGCAAACGCCCTGAATTTGGGGTAGCCTCCTAG